CTCCAACCACTGGTAATATTCTTTTTGGTGGATACGAAAACACCACGACAACAACGACAACTTCATTAGTTGGTCAAGTTGTTGGTAATACAGGTGGAACAGTTTATACACAAGTTAATCGTTTCCCGGTAGCTGTTGGAGCTGTTGCAGGCACGGTCAACTTAGGCATAGGATCACCTGCAAACCTTGCAAACGGTCATCCGCAATCGATCTATACCTTTGGAACGACAGGGACGTATGCAAATAATACGTTAGTTGCAAATGCAACTGGTTCAAGCACAACATTATCAATGTTAAATTCTTCATATGCACTGAACACTGCTTTTAGTACTGATGGTTCAATTACGCTAGCAGGCCTTGTTAGTACCAATAACATTATGGTTAATCCAAGCGGTACGATCTATGTAACTGGTGCAACTGCGACTGATCCTGCGGTATATTCAGTAGCTTCTGACGGTGCGTCAGCAACCTTGCTTAATCTTCCAGAAGCAACTGCGCAAGGTGGTTTAACAACTATCTACGGTATTGCTCAACAAGCATCAGGTAGATTGTTAATTGCTGGGTACAATAGCTTTGTAGGCTCTGGTGTTATTATGGCATTTAACCCGGTAGCAAATGCAGTTGATACATCATTTAATGCAAGTGGAGTAATTCCTGGTTATTGGTTTGTTGGTGTAGCTCATCCAGTTACATCGATCTCAGTTGCGACAAGCGCAACACTTGCTGATAAAATCTACTTTGCATACCAAAGTGGTTCAACATCAGTTCAAGTTGATATGGTATTAGAAAATGGAACACAACTTGCTCCATCGTCGATATTCACTCCGATTTCAGCAGTCTTAACTGCGACGTCAGATACAGCAATTGCGATGAAGTTGGATGTAAACGGAGCAGTGGTTCTTGCCGTGCAAACGTCGGCAGGTGTTGTTGCAGGTCGTTATGCTGCAAATGGTGCTGTCGGTGTTGCTCCAGCTACTATAATCCCGGTAGGATCTGGCATAGCGTTCAAAGAACTTTTAACATTAAGTGATAGTACGACGTTAATTTTAGCGCAAAGCGGCGCATCGTCTCCTTATTCATTGAGTCTAGCACAGTTGAATCCATCATTTACATTTAACTCAAGCTTTGGAACTGCAGGAATTTTAACAGCAGCAGTTTCTCCGCAAGTTGAATTCTTTGCGGTTGATGTGGTCAGTGGCAGCGATGGTATTATTGTATCGGGTGACACCAACGCAACTGCAGGTTCTGCTACTCCATACTTCACGCAAATTAGTAATACTGATGCGCCAACTGCACTTACCAAAGTATCACAAAGTGCAACGACGTTAGGCACTCCAGGGACTGTTGATACAACGTTTAACAGTGCAGCTACACAGGCTGGATTCATGAACTTGAATACGGTGGTAACTTCTACATTTACAACAGTTATTCCTGGTACAGCAACGGTAAAATCATTGTTACAAAATGATGATGGTTCATACTATGTTGCTGCTGATGATGGAACAGATACCTACCTTACTGCAATGAGTGCTGATGATGTTCAAAATACATCATTTGGGACAACAGGTTTACTGACTCTTGCAGGACAAGCAAATGTTTCAGCAATGTTACTTGCAGAAGATGGCGGATTTTATGTTGTCGGTGGTGAAGGTTCTACAGGATCAGCTGCGGGTTGGATTGAATACCTTGATGGATCAACAGGTGCTGCGATCTCTGGATTTGCTCCAACAGCAACTATGGACAGTCATTTTGCTATTACTCAACAGGCGCAAGGCCGAATCATCGTTGCAGGTATGAACGATGGTGTGGGTACGTTGATTGCGTATAACCAATTAACAGGTGCTGTTGATACCACCTTTGGTAATGCTGGTTACTATGTATTGACTGGCTATTCAGCAATTAACTCAGTGGTGGTCGATTTAGTTGGGAATGTGTATGTGATTGCAAACGATGCTGCAAATAACGCAACAGTTATTTGTTTAGATGAAAACGCAACCACACAACAGTGGAGTCAAGTCGTCCTTGCAACAACAAGTACACTTGCAGCAAATAACCACCTGACGTTTAATCAAGTGGTCAACCTTGTGGCAACAGCTGTTAATACAACAACTGGTGCTATTATGCTGAAAACGTACAGTTTAGGTACTTCTGGTGGAACGCTTGCAACTAATGTGATTCTTGGTTCTGGCGGTACTGCAACGGGATTAACAACTGCATCTGTAACGTCAGTTTCAGTTGATTTAAACGCATCGCCAGGCAAAGTTCTGTTGACTGGGTACGATGCAGGTGTAACGCCAAACGTTCCGTTTATTATTCGTACAACATCAGCAGAAACTGGTCTGGATACAACATTTACGTCAGGTTCTGGAACTGCAGGTGTGGTAACGACGCTTTCAACTGCTGGTGATACACGAGCTGCTGCGTGGAATGACTTGATGATTAACAACAACGGTAAAATTACGGTTGCTGGTTTTAATACATTGACTGGTCCGACGGTAGCTCCGTACATGATGCGTGTCTATGGTGATGCATTTATTGGGCAATATGACCCAGAAATTCAAGCACCGATGCCAGATGATCTTAATCCTCAATTTGGCGTTAACGGTCTTGCCTACACGTCAGTGATTGCAAATTTAGTCAATGGCGGTTCGACGATTGTTGATCATCAAAACCGTATTGTTCTTGCTGGTACAGCAGATACTGGAGCTAATGGTGCATTTGTAGTAGCACGATTCTTAGCTGATGGAACGCTTGATACCTCATTTAGTACCGATGGAATTGCAAGTTCAGGTGATATTTCTGCTTTAAATGAAGCAAATGGAGCTTACGTAGCTGTTGATAGCAGTAATAACGTCTATGTAGGTGGAATAGATGGTGGAAATAGCTTAGTTGTAGCTAAGTTCTTAGGAACAACTGGAGCGTTAGATACATCATTTGGTGGTGATGGTATTGTGATATCACCAGCTATTGCTAATTTAAATCATGGTGGTTATGTCGCGATCGATTATCTTGGTAATGTTTTGGTTGGTGGAAGTACATCAGGTCTTAGATTATCTGTAGCCCGATTCACATCAGCAGGTGATTTAGATACATCATTTGGGACTGCAGGTATTGCACAAACTGCTTCAATTAGCAACCTTCGTGATGGTGGTTTTGTTGCAACTGATGCTATCGTAGCTAACGCCGATAACAGTGTCTATGTTGGTGGGTCAACAACAGATAGCAAGTTAGTTGTTGCTAAATTTACCAGTGCAGGTGTTGCAGCAGCATACGGTACGTCTGGTATTGCAACAACATCGGCTATCACTAACTTAGCTGATGGTGGTTCAATTGCGTTGGATATCAATAAAAGAATTGTTATTGGTGGGTACACTTCGAACAACACCTTTGTTGCAGCTCGATTCACAACTGCTGGTACAGCTCTTGATACAGCATTTGGTACATCTGGTATCGCGACAAGTAACGTACTTGCAAGCGGAACGTTGAATGCAAGTCCAAATCTTGTGATTGATAACAGTAACAATACCGTCCTTGGTGGTCTGACAACTCTGTCTGACGGCGTATCAAGAAACATGGTAGCAGCTCGTTTTACAACGACTGGTGCAATCGACACAACATTTACGACGACTGGTATTGCATCGACCAGCACCATTGCTGGGTTAACATCAGGTGGTTTTGTTGCAGTCAATAGCACAACAACTCCGTTCCTTGGTGGTTATGTGATCAACTCAGGTAGTGCACGACTTGTGGTAGGGCAAATCTACTCAGGTTCAGAAATCATTATTCCAGATCCTGCAAACTTACAAGGAGCGGCATTTAGTGTGTACTGGTATGGTAGCAATCCTGCAATTTTTAAAGATTTCTTTAGTGTTGATTTTTATGCAAATGTCATTGTCAATGCAACAGCTCGTGCAGCTACGATTGAGGCGGTTAATGCTTCGTTAGATGCGTATGCAGTTGCGTATGCAGATCAGCCTGAATTTAATCTTGCAGCTTCAACGACGCCTGGTTGGGATGTTCAGTTGGCTGCAGTACAAGCGACGCTGGTTGCAACGTATAGTACAGCACAACAAGTAAATCAAATTAATGCGTTCTTCACGAACTTTAATGCGCGTAGAACAGCAGTACGTAACACATTGTTAGTATATGCAAGTTAAGTAAAATCGACGGTGGGCATTTTGTGCAAGGTGCCCACCTTGTTTGAATATATTGATAGATGCCCTACATTTCCTGCGGAAATTTCGGGAATCGTGAGGCCGGCGGGCCTAAACCGCTTTTTGAAAAAGATTGTATACATAGTTTTTAGATAAGGGTTATGCAGTCGCTGTCACTCTGTTTTCTGAAGTGAAGGGTAGCTGAACCGTAGGTTGTATAAAAAGTTTAAAAAAGATACGTGAAAATAGATGAATGTATGTAGATTTTAGATAAGCGTTATGCGGCCGCCGCCGCCCTGTTTCCGGAGGGTAAGCGTAGCTGAACCGTAGGTTGTATAAAAAATTAAAAAAATAAAAAGGTTATCTATGAAAAAAATATGTATCGTGGGATTGCTGATGTTTGCATCACCATTACATTGCTATGCAACGATTATGAATCACCGTGAAGTAACATCCAATCCATTGTTATTTAAACAAGATGATTACAGTTGTTTTGATGATAAAACATTAAGTTTTGAGATAGTTCCATGGGGTTCTGGTACGTTTGATCCAGCTCATACGATGGCAAATTTGGGTATTAATGGAACTGACACGATGGTGTTAAACCAGCAAGGTGGCGGGGATATTAATCCAGAGTTAATCTTGCTTGGTTCTGCAAACGTTGATCGTGATTATCTTTCGACTGTTACCTTGCAACCAAAAATGTACATGTTTGGTGGTTTGTTCCATCTGTACAAACAGTTTAAAATATTTTTCTTGGATCTTAAAACATCATTGATTAATTGTAGAACGCAAATCGTTATCGATGAAGTTGGCGGCGGTAATGGTGGCATGACGCAACCAGATGGAACAATAATTACCAATGCATTGCAAGCGTTTAGCCAAGCGGATTGGAGCTATGGTAAATTTGGCACGGTCCAAAATAAAGTAGGTTTAGATAACGTTCAGTTTATGTTTGGTGCATCAAAAGAGATGGAATCATTTTCATCTGCTTGCTGGCACAATTATGGTGCAGCTTTTATGCTATTAGAGCTTCCGACAGCAAAAGGTTCTCAAGCTGAATGGTTATTTGAACCAATGGTTGGAACAAAGCATTGCGGATTAGGTTTTGGTGCAGATTTTATGAGTGTGACTGATAGCCAATGGTCATTTGTTGGTGGTGGTAACTACCGTTATTTATTTGCAGCAAACGAAGTTCGTTCATTTGATCTAGCTCCAAATGGCGCATGGTCACGTTACCTTGGATTGCAAGAAATTGCTCAAATTGGCAGTGGTCCAGTTAATCCATTACCAGGCATTAATTTGTTTACGCAAGATACGCATGTTGATGGCACAAGCCAAATCACGATGTATGCTCGTCTGCAAAAACGTTGGGAACACTGTTTGTTTGAGGTAAGCTACAACTTCTTCCATACGCAAGCAGAAACGGTAAGTCTTGTTAATGAGACAATTTCAGACCAATTTGGTGTGTATTATGTTACTGACTTTGGTGGTGTAACAACTGCAAGTAACGCAACAATTGCACAAGCAAATCCAGCGTTTGACTTGGCCCCGGTAACATTGCTAGCAACTGATTTAAACGTAGCGACTGGTGCTGCTGGAGCATGGACAAGCAACATGGTTGCAGGGCGCTTCCAGTATCAATTTGACAAAATAAGCTGTGGGCTTGGTGGGTCAGTTGAAATGGCTCATTCTGTACAGGCGCTGTCAAGCTGGTCTGTATGGTTGAACCTAGAAGTATTAGTATAGAATTATTAACGTGAGTATATCTTTCTCACATTATATACAAAGTGGCTTTCGCAAGAAGGCCACTTTTTTTATATAAAAACTATATTTTAAAAAACAATGTATGTTTTACTCAAAGAATAAAGGGCTGTTTTTAAAAAACTATAATCTATTTGCTCTTACAAGGAAGAACGTATGAACTGGTATATAAAATTTTTACGTGTACATGTTTGGTTAGCAATGTTGAGTCTTACGTTGGCAAGTTGTGTGCAAGCGCATGAGAATCTGCTTGGAACATTTGATTGCACCTATGGTGTAGATGGTGTTAGCACAGTGTATGCAGGGGAAGCATCGGTAGGCCAGCAAATTCGAGCTATTGCACCATTGAGTACGGGAACCAAAATTATGGCAGTTGTTCAAGATGTTGATGGTTTAAGCTCATGGACAGTTCGATTATTAAGCGATGGGACTCCTGATCCAACCTACACCATCGGTGGGCAAGGTCATGGGATTGCAATTGCTCAGATATCTGGAACCGAAGTTGTTCATGGCATGGTATTTGATGGTGCTGAGAACTCGATTGTTTTTGGAAGTAATTGTAATGCTGGTGGGTATATAAAAAGTGTTATGCCAACAGGAGCTATGAATAGGTCTTTTGGGTGCAATCGAATTGCAGGAACTGTTTATTTATCACAAATTGATGTTGTTAATGCCGTTGCGCAATTGAGCAATGGTAACTATATTTTTGTTGGCTGCAAAGGTGATATTGGGATGATTGGAATGCTTAATTGCAAGGGGGTATTGGTTACAAATTTTGGTACTGCCAGTGGGTTTATTCCGGTCGGAACAAATGTAACATCGGTGTGCGTTGATGCAGATGATAGTATCTATGTAGCTATCAGCACGGTCACCGATGAACAAGCGCATGCATCGGTTGCAAAATATAATTTAGAAGGTGTATTAGTACAAGATTTTGGTGTCGATGGAGTTGCTTGCCAGGTACTGACAAACATACAGCATGGTGCACATATTGCTATGGTCATTGATGCAGCAAAAAATATTGTTATTGCTACATCTGGAAATGAAGAACAAGGTTCTGTTTGTCTCGTTCGATTAAACCAAGATGGTTTGGTTGATACAAATTTTCATGATGGTGTTTCATTGCAGATTGAATGTGCAGGAGTAAAAACTGCTGTAGTAACAAACTTAGTAGCATTGCAAAATATAATGGATAGCTCCTGTTCTCACTATCTAGTTGCAGGGCATCAGCTTCATCCAGATTATCAATTCGTTGCGGCAGTTACCCCAGAAGGAAACCTTGATCAAGAGTTTTATGCAGCTGGTTTAACTCCTGGCATACATGCTTTTTACGTTGCATCAGGTCAACAGGTTGTAAGAAATTTGTGGGGCATAAGCGTTCAAGATAATGGACAAATTCTTGTTGCGGCAAGTGAAGAATCAACGCATGCTCTTGACACGCCATTGACGATTCGTATCAATGGGTATCACAAAACGAGAGCTGTTCCTCAATATATTGGTAAAGTTATTCCTCTTCCAGATAGAGTAAACCACGATTTTGGCATCAATGGTATTGGATATGCAGATACCAGCAGCTTGTTTATAGATGGTGGCGATACGGTTATTGATGGTCAAGGGCGTATACTGGTAAGTGGAATAACGACAAGCCAAACTATGCTTGTCGCAAGGTTTTTACCAGATGGAACTCCAGATTATACTTTTGGTGGTGTTGGTTATTCCCAAACTCCTATCATACCAGGGTTAACTGGCAACTGTTACGTTGCTGTTGATAGCTTGCATAATGTGTATGTTGCAAGCTGCGTTGCACAAAGGTTTGTAGTTGCTCGATTTGTAGCTGCAGATGGGTTACTTGATTCCGTTGGATTTAATGGTGCTGGCGATGGAACAGGTGTTGCTGGTCTTGCACAAACAGATTGTATTGAAACATTAATAACTGGAGGTTATCTTGCAGTTGATGCAGCTGATCGTATTGTAATAGGTGGACATACCTGTGATGGTAGAGTAATAGTTGCTCGATTTACGACCCTTGGAACAGTTGATATTTTTGGAACAGCAGGGATTGCCCAAACTACCGTTATCCCAACACTGCGTTCAGGCGGTAATCTGGTAACTGATGCTGACAATAATGTGTATGTTGGAGCAAGTACGTTTACCGGAAATTTAGTCGTAGGTAAGTTTGATGCTGCAGGCAATTTTGATACAACTTCTTTTGCAAATAGTGGAGTTGCAAAAACATTACCAATTATGAATTTAGCAGATGGGGGCAGCTTAGCTTTTGATAGCTTGCAGCGTATTGTCATTGGTGGTTATACAACCGATAAAACATTTGTTGTGGGGCGTTTTACCATCACTGGGATAGTTGATGATACATTTGGTCATGGTGGGATTGCTGTCAGTCATGGTTTAACAGGCCTGTATGCATGTAAAAATATTGCGATTGATGGGAGTGATGCTATTTTGATTGCAGGAACATTACCGTCGGTCAATGAACTGACGAACCAGATGGTTATAGCTCGGTTTACATCGACAGGCGGTATTGATACTACTTTTACCTCAACTGGCATTGCGATAATTGATACAATTTCTTTATCGTCAGCAGCCACTGCTTGCGTAGCTGTTAATAAGATTAATTATCCATTGATCAGCGGATGTGATGGAAATCAGTTGATGGTTACACAAATCTATTCTGGTGATCAAATTATGATAAAATCGCCTGATGCTTTGCAAGGTGCTGCATTGAGTATGTATTGGTATGGAAATAATCCTACAATTTTTAAGAATTTTTTTAATATCCCATTTCATGCTTGCGCTATTACTGATGTAGCAGCTCGATCTGCTACGATAACAGCAGTACACAATTGTTTAGATGAATATGCTGCTGTATATGCAAATCAACTACATCTTAATTTAGTGGCATCAACAACCCCAGGATGGGATCGTCAGTTTGCTCTTGTACAGCAAAAGCTGACACAAGATTATCCTGATAGTGCAGATAATATTCATACATTTTTTACTAATTTTAATGCCTGTCGTATAGCAATACGAAAAACATTGTTAGGCTGTGTAAACCAAATGTAAATATTAAGATAGAGGCCTGCGATCTCACTGAGCTCATCTTGGCAAACATGGTTGACAGCTGCTACTGTACGCTTTTTTCAGGTAAAAAAAAGAGTGTATTAGGCCTACCGGCAAGCAAATTGCCGGAGTTTTGATAGAAAACGGAGGGCAAAACTCTTTCGTAAAAATTTGGTTTTCGCAACCTCAATAAAAAAGCTCGTAATATACAAAAAATTTCCAAGTGCTTACAGATCGTAATAAACAGTTGTTTTCCAGGCTAATTATTGACTATCAGAAACTATATTTTGTAGTATAAGTACTAAATATGTATTGTTTGTTAATTTTTTGGTTAAAATTGGAGATATATCATGATGAAAAATAAGATGTATGTGCAACAAGGATTTAGTTTACTTGCTGTTCTTGTGGCGTGCATGGCATTATTTTTTGTAGTGCGACTATGGAAAACAGAAGTTGTTATGAGTGATGAAGTTCAGTTAATTCAATTACCATCACGAGCTGCATGCAAAAATTTACTTGTTCAAGCCTCATTAGATCAAATCGCTGAAAAAACAACACTGCTAAAAAGTTTATATGGAACAAAGTTACCTCATGAAAAAGCAGAACCGTTATCTTTAGATGATTTTATTGAAAAAGTTAATAGAGCATATGAAGAATATGCTGCAAATGAAGGCTATGATGCAATTCGAGTTCGCTTAGTTAGTAAAAGTAAGCCTTTGTTATATGAAGTATTATTAGAAAATTATCCAGATGCACTTGATGAACTGCGTGTTCGTAAAATTATTTCGTAAAAATTGAAAGCCATTGTGATGAAAATAATTCAGGTAACTAAAATTTTATTATTTCTTTGTATTTCTATACAACTACCAGCTATGGATGAAAAAATCAAAATAGCTGAAGATAATGAGAAAACTATAGAATTAACGCTACACAGATTACCTGATATGATTCAAGGTTTTGAGCTTATTCGTCTTGTTGATAATCGTTACCCAACTTTTGAAGAGTTTTTGCAAGAAAATTTAGAAGTTGGTGAGGACGGCGTAGACCCTGATTATGGTCAAGTTGTTCAAGAAGCTTTTGTTTCTATTATTCATGCAATGCATTTACATTATATACCAAGATTTATAACTTCAAACATAGATATAATGCAAGAAAATGACCCTTTTATTCGTTTTATTACTTATGTGCAACAGCATAGAGATGGTTTTATGGTATATGCTATTCCAAAATGGATGCGTGAAATTAATTTATTAGGCGAAACATTATTGCATAAAGTTGTTATGAATTGTAATTCATCAACTTATAGAACATTGCTTTCTTTTGGGGCAGATATTAATGCTCAAAATAATCGTGGAAGAACACCTTTGCATGTTGCTGTTATGAATAGTTATCATGATGAAGTTGTTAATTTAATGACCTTAGGTGCAAATTTTACGATGCAAGATATTCATGGCAAAACGCCGCTTCATCATGCTATTTCAAATGAAGATCAACAGATGATACATATTTTATTGCAAGCTCATGCAAATACGCAGATTGCTGATAATCATGGAGATAATGCGTTTGCGTTTGCTGCAAGAATAGGAAATGACGATATTAAAAATATGATTCAAGCTCATAATCTACAACTTAATATCGGAGCTACGCCTATGCAAGTATTTGATTTTGATGGAAATATTGTTAACGCTGGATTATAAAAAAATATAAAAAAATTTTAAAAAGAATTGGAAATATGAATATACAATATCATAAAAAAATGAGACATTTTCTAGCATTGGTAGTTGCCGGTATGCTTGCTTTTTGCATCATGAATATATGGAAAAAGGATGTTCTTGCAAATGCTCATGAGCAAGAGGAGCTTATTAAGTTACCGCCAAAAATAGAATTTATATATTTTTTACGAAATAACGCTTTGTTTGAAATTATGAACAAGACTGCCATTATAAGTAACTTATATGGAGATAATTTTGATGATGTATTTGTATGCTTGCAACCATTTGAAAATATTGTACGTGCTGTAGAGTCAGCATACGCTGAATATAGCATTGTAGAAGGGCATGAGCCATCAAGAGTTCGTTTAGCAAAAAAAACAAAACCTATTGTGTATGAAAAATTATTAAAAAATTATCCTAAATTACTTGCTCAAGTACCTGTGCGCAGTAAAGAAATTTGCCAACGGTATGGTATTTATTAAAAAATAGTATGAATCTTTGCTTACAGATCGATGGCAATTGCCATTAAAATAATAAAGATTTTAGTTTTACGATAGAAGCCCAAGTTTTTATACTCGGGCTTCTATTTTTACGTGGAGATAATTTTGTTGCTATGAGCTTGAGTAACCAAATTTTTACCAAAGAGTTTTGCTCTACGTTTTCTATAAAAACTCCGGGAATCTGCAGGCCAGTGGGCCTGATGCACTTTTTTTAAACCTTAGCCAAGTTTAATTTCTCAAAGTTTGCTTGGTTTTTTACATAGATTGACGTAGTTTTTCATTAAAAAAGCGTAACGTGGCCGCCGCCACCACTGTTTGCCAAGATGAGCGAAGCGATATCCTAGGTTTTTATATTTATTTTTTATTTTTGATTTTTTCCGCAGTCATTATTCCTGTTGCTATTATTTTTGTAAAATCAGCAAGTTGCGATGGAGTTAATGGATATACTTCCATTTCGTTAAATCTCTCTTCAATAGTATATAAAACATCATAATTATCTTCTTCAGATTCAAATTCAGGTGATATATAATTTGTATTAAAAACAGATTCTATATTTTCAATAAGACGTTTCCATTTACGATCTGCTTGGTCAGGTATTGATGCTTTTGCAAATAAATTTTCAATAATAGGTTTCATGATTGTTATGTTCGTATGATTTTCATCGGTATAAAGATGTTCAATACTCTTTGAAAGGCTTTGTAAGTCATCTTTCGTGAGGAGCCCTTGTGTGCTGATAGGGGTTATTTGTTTTTCCATTGGGTACATCAGATTGCTCAGGTCTAATATGCCATTATCAGTATGAAGTTTGAATAATATATGTAATATTTTAAATTTATTTTGTAATGTTACTTTTTGCTTGAGATTTTTTTGAAAATCTTTTGCTTGTGCATCTGTTGCATAAGGGTGTTCTTCAATAAAATTGTACATTTCATTTTTTAAAGTTGCTGCTTGTTCTGCACAGCATGTATCAATAAATTTATCAAAATTTTTATATTGTTCTTTGATTGCAGCATACAGTTTTGGCTCAATCATAAGATACCACTTGAGTTGTATACCATCTTGTAATAATTTGTTTTCAACTGCTTCAATTT
This genomic interval from Candidatus Chromulinivorax destructor contains the following:
- a CDS encoding ankyrin repeat domain-containing protein, whose protein sequence is MKIIQVTKILLFLCISIQLPAMDEKIKIAEDNEKTIELTLHRLPDMIQGFELIRLVDNRYPTFEEFLQENLEVGEDGVDPDYGQVVQEAFVSIIHAMHLHYIPRFITSNIDIMQENDPFIRFITYVQQHRDGFMVYAIPKWMREINLLGETLLHKVVMNCNSSTYRTLLSFGADINAQNNRGRTPLHVAVMNSYHDEVVNLMTLGANFTMQDIHGKTPLHHAISNEDQQMIHILLQAHANTQIADNHGDNAFAFAARIGNDDIKNMIQAHNLQLNIGATPMQVFDFDGNIVNAGL